The proteins below come from a single Chrysoperla carnea chromosome 1, inChrCarn1.1, whole genome shotgun sequence genomic window:
- the LOC123295651 gene encoding recombination-promoting nuclease pSLT051-like translates to MMGDEYLMVDLQKQSDDEIEKKQHLGMMEYMLKHIKARDILNLWRSLLEKFESSIEIDKDNGYIYIKWLLWYSDAKVSEDKQVELATIIAKYLNKADQEGLMRTIADKYIDEGVRKGMIQGMQIGRNEGMQIGEAKGLQIGRNEGKYEVAHYMLTAGSDADFIAKVTGLSIDEINKLKNS, encoded by the coding sequence ATGATGGGTGACGAGTATTTAATGGttgatttacaaaaacaaagtgATGATGAGATAGAGAAAAAACAGCATCTTGGTATGATGGAGTATATGCTCAAACATATCAAAGCTCGTGATATCTTAAATCTATGGCGAAGTCTACTTGAGAAGTTTGAAAGTAGCATCGAAATAGATAAGGATAATGGCTACATTTACATTAAGTGGTTATTGTGGTATAGTGACGCTAAGGTATCTGAAGATAAACAAGTAGAGCTAGCAACGATCATAGCAAAATACCTAAATAAAGCGGATCAAGAGGGACTGATGAGAACTATTGCTGATAAATATATTGATGAGGGCGTACGAAAGGGTATGATCCAAGGCATGCAGATTGGTAGAAACGAAGGCATGCAGATTGGGGAAGCTAAAGGTTTACAGATTGGTAGAAATGAAGGAAAATATGAAGTAGCGCATTATATGCTTACTGCTGGATCTGATGCTGACTTTATCGCTAAAGTCACCGGTCTTTCAattgatgaaataaataaactaaaaaacagCTAG
- the LOC123295661 gene encoding uncharacterized protein y4hP-like yields MSLFHVSFFQVTLDNHGSNQQPKRQKLPEHLPREDILLEVDDQCTSCGGTKFRKISDDISETLEYVPSSFKVIRHIRPRCVCTNCELIVQAYRPSKAIDKGKAGAELLAHILIQKYCNHLPLYRQSRIYQREGIELSRTTMASWAGQCAKLLEPIAVAIQQFIFSGQQIHGDDTPVKVLAPGIGKTKIGRIWTYVLDGRGYGNEALIAVCYFYSPDRKGVRSLEHLKNFTGTLHADAYSGYNQLYINDEQSSNKIEEVACWAHMRRKFYEITVANDKANIAIAILEQIGEIYKIGNRIRGLDPDVRVKERQKESRPLIEKLFIGFRKAYEQLPKKSSTAKAIFYALNNQKALLKFLDNGQIESDNNAAERAMRSIAIGRKNWLFAGSDNGGHTAAIIYSIIETAKLNNINPWKYLQKVLEIIQDYNSKKIVDLLPWNLKLE; encoded by the coding sequence ATGAGCTTATTTcatgtttcattttttcaagttacttTAGATAATCATGGTAGTAACCAACAACCAAAACGTCAAAAGTTACCAGAGCATTTACCAAGAGAAGATATATTATTAGAAGTTGATGATCAATGTACTTCTTGTGGCGGaacaaaatttcgtaaaataagTGATGATATTTCAGAAACATTAGAATATGTTCCGTCATCATTTAAGGTTATAAGGCATATAAGACCACGCTGTGTTTGTACTAATTGTGAACTAATAGTACAAGCTTATCGTCCATCAAAAGCTATTGATAAAGGTAAGGCGGGTGCTGAATTACTAGCACATATATTAATTCAGAAATATTGCAATCATTTACCACTATATCGTCAGTCACGAATTTATCAAAGAGAAGGTATCGAGCTTTCTAGAACCACTATGGCAAGTTGGGCTGGTCAATGTGCTAAACTACTAGAGCCAATAGCAGTAGCAattcaacaatttatattttctggTCAGCAAATACATGGTGATGATACACCAGTAAAAGTATTAGCTCCTGGCATtggcaaaacaaaaattggtaGAATATGGACCTATGTATTAGATGGTAGAGGTTATGGTAACGAAGCTCTTATTGCAGTGTGTTATTTTTATAGTCCTGATCGGAAAGGAGTAAGGTCCTTAGAGCATCTTAAGAATTTTACAGGCACTTTGCATGCTGATGCTTACTCTGGTTACAaccaattatatattaatgaTGAGCAATCAAGCAATAAGATAGAAGAGGTAGCATGTTGGGCTCATATGCGtcgtaaattttatgaaataacagTTGCAAATGATAAAGCAAATATAGCGATTGCCATATTGGAGCAGATTGGTGAAATTTATAAGATTGGAAATCGAATTAGAGGTCTAGATCCTGATGTAAGAGTTAAGGAGCGACAGAAAGAATCTAGGCCACTGattgagaaattatttataggcTTCAGGAAAGCATATGAGCAACTGCCAAAAAAAAGCAGTACAGCAAAAGCTATTTTTTATGCTTTGAACAATCAGAAagctttactaaaatttttagataatggCCAGATTGAAAGTGATAACAATGCTGCAGAACGTGCTATGCGTTCAATCGCAATAGGACGAAAAAACTGGTTGTTTGCTGGCTCAGATAATGGTGGACATACTGCCGCTATTATCTATTCGATTATTGAAACcgctaaattaaataatatcaatccttggaaatatttacaaaaagtacTTGAGATCATTCAGGATTATAATTCTAAGAAAATCGTAGATTTATTACCATGGAATCTTAAACTGGAATAG